Proteins encoded together in one Benincasa hispida cultivar B227 chromosome 1, ASM972705v1, whole genome shotgun sequence window:
- the LOC120088455 gene encoding non-specific lipid transfer protein GPI-anchored 30 gives MRVINNLKSQKTIPHYSERHQLDHPPNLSSLHLFLLLPTLYIVKFINTEHRSNQLTKKSMEIRSAMAKMIVLLAVVGCATMGMAQNQDTSCVNRLIPCLNYLNGTGDPPESCCNPLRSIIDSNPDCLCGLISREGSNRAEAAGIDINQAQLLPARCGEHVNPLSCLTANNAGLPSMSSTLQVITLATSTMLIMPSILHF, from the exons ATGAGAGTCATCAACAATCTCAAAAGTCAAAAAACAATCCCTCATTATTCAGAAAGGCACCAGTTGGATCACCCACCCAATCTGTCCAGTCTTCATCTCTTTCTTCTACTTCCAActttatatattgtaaaattcATAAACACAGAGCACAGATCAAATCAATTAACAAAGAAATCGATGGAAATTAGAAGCGCGATGGCGAAAATGATAGTACTACTGGCCGTAGTAGGTTGCGCAACCATGGGAATGGCTCAAAATCAAGACACATCGTGTGTGAATAGGTTAATTCCATGTTTAAATTACCTAAACGGAACTGGAGATCCGCCGGAAAGTTGCTGTAATCCTCTGAGATCGATCATCGATTCGAATCCTGATTGCCTTTGTGGTTTAATTAGCAGAGAAGGAAGCAATCGAGCAGAGGCGGCCGGCATCGATATCAATCAGGCCCAACTCTTGCCCGCTCGATGTGGGGAACATGTTAATCCTCTCTCTTGCCTCACCGCTAATAACGCCG GCTTGCCCTCCATGTCTTCAACTCTTCAAGTAATTACACTTGCAACTTCCACCATGCTTATCATGCCTTCAATTCTTCATTTTTAG